The Ectothiorhodospiraceae bacterium BW-2 nucleotide sequence TCGCTACTACTCGCAGACGGCGCGAATTGTGGCGGTCATCTGCCTCATTGTCGCCTCAATTACCTATGTCATCGGCCAGATGAAGGGGATTGGGGTCGCCTTTTCGCGCTTTTTAGAGGTCGAGTTTGCCACTGGGCTTATCGCCGGTATGGGAATCGTCTTCTTCTACGCCGTTCTCGGTGGCATGAAGGGGATTACCTACACCCAAATCGCCCAATATGTCGTGATGATCTTCGCCTATACCGTGCCGGCGGTCTTTATCTCGCTACAGCTAACCGGCAACCCGCTACCACAGCTCGGTCTCGGCGGCTCGATGGCCGATGGCACCCCCCTGTTGGCCAAACTCGATGCCACTTTGGTCGAGCTCGGCTTTGCCCAATATACGGCGATGAAGGGGACGACCCTCAATATGGTACTGCTGACACTCTCTTTGATGATAGGCACTGCCGGTCTGCCCCATGTTATCGTCCGCTTCTTTACCGTGCCGAAAGTGGCTGATGCGCGTAAATCGGCCGGCTGGGCGCTGGTCTTTATCGCGATTCTCTATACCACTGCTCCAGCGGTCGGCGCGATGGCGATGTTGAACATGATTAACACGGTTCAAACCGAAGAGATCGGCTCACCACAGGGAAATTTAGTCTATGAAGAGCGACCAGAGTGGTTCAAAAACTGGGAGACGACCGGCCTGTTGAAGTTTGAGGAT carries:
- a CDS encoding cation acetate symporter; amino-acid sequence: MELQTMTYMVVGATFALYIGIAIWARAATTGEFYVAGKGVHPIANGMATGADWMSAASFISMAGLIAFNGYDASVYLMGWTGGYVLLAMLLAPYLRKFGKFTVPEFIGDRYYSQTARIVAVICLIVASITYVIGQMKGIGVAFSRFLEVEFATGLIAGMGIVFFYAVLGGMKGITYTQIAQYVVMIFAYTVPAVFISLQLTGNPLPQLGLGGSMADGTPLLAKLDATLVELGFAQYTAMKGTTLNMVLLTLSLMIGTAGLPHVIVRFFTVPKVADARKSAGWALVFIAILYTTAPAVGAMAMLNMINTVQTEEIGSPQGNLVYEERPEWFKNWETTGLLKFEDKNGDGQIQYYNDKNAEFAAKAEQFGWQGNEISNSGAAP